A genome region from Carya illinoinensis cultivar Pawnee chromosome 2, C.illinoinensisPawnee_v1, whole genome shotgun sequence includes the following:
- the LOC122300920 gene encoding protein BIG GRAIN 1-like A gives MDRWGKSLREDRHRHRRDNPSFSSTLLDTIYRSIDEGNGKEREEEIIHYRETMRKKQSDGLKEQDEEIASFRRPWMIENYWMEKKVKEKVLGRRNSTADLERKSRDDRGFMLQNSSSSSSESSSGAGFSSSESEPVHASKSSASCYSMQRPKPIRTGFSQKPQSEKFGTGGYGERSNYISSSTQKPKHENGFVKTKSKALKIYGDLKKVKQPISPGGRLASFLNSLFTAGNAKKEKMSSSSSVVGGYDSTSSERKSKSTTTTSTCSSASSFSRSCLITTPPPRSKFSNSTSGAKRSVRFCPHVSVIVDEDCRPCGHKSPSDQDKPGIMAVSTIGTEGDEEIKCYVMGGSYRVEEVAKDDLLKNYHKEKHDMDMMRDHVVPQNHDNGDSSEGEEEEDDDDADSCSSSDLFELDNLSAIGIERYREELPVYETTHIDTNRAIANGLIM, from the coding sequence ATGGATAGGTGGGGCAAATCGCTACGAGAAGATCGCCACCGACACCGGAGAGACAACCCATCTTTCTCTTCCACTCTTCTCGACACGATTTATCGGTCCATCGACGAAGGCAACGGCAAAGAACGGGAAGAGGAAATCATTCATTACAGAGAAACCATGAGAAAGAAACAGAGCGATGGCCTAAAAGAACAAGACGAAGAAATTGCGAGCTTCCGACGACCATGGATGATCGAGAATTACTGGATggaaaagaaagtgaaagaaaaggtATTGGGACGCCGGAACTCCACGGCGGACTTAGAAAGAAAATCGAGAGATGACCGCGGTTTTATGTTGCAGAATTCCAGCTCGAGCTCTTCGGAGTCCAGCTCCGGAGCAGGGTTCTCTTCGTCCGAGTCGGAACCCGTTCATGCGTCGAAATCAAGTGCTTCGTGCTACTCTATGCAGAGGCCGAAACCCATTCGGACCGGTTTTTCCCAGAAGCCTCAATCGGAGAAGTTTGGTACTGGTGGCTATGGTGAACGAAGCAATTATATTTCTTCTTCAACGCAAAAGCCAAAGCACGAGAACGGTTTCGTGAAGACCAAATCCAAGGCCCTGAAAATCTACGGAGATTTGAAGAAGGTGAAGCAGCCGATATCTCCCGGTGGACGCCTCGCGAGCTTTCTCAACTCACTTTTCACTGCAGGAAACGCAAAGAAGGAAAAGATGTCGTCGTCGTCATCAGTCGTTGGAGGGTATGATTCAACCAGTTCGGAGAGAAAATCCAAGTCCACAACTACAACGTCCACATGTTCTTCCGCTTCTTCGTTTTCGCGGTCTTGTCTAATCACGACACCGCCTCCGAGAAGCAAATTCAGCAATAGCACCAGCGGCGCGAAAAGGTCGGTGAGGTTTTGCCCTCATGTTAGTGTGATTGTAGACGAGGATTGCAGGCCATGTGGGCATAAAAGTCCATCTGATCAGGACAAACCGGGGATAATGGCTGTTTCTACCATAGGAACAGAGGGGGACGAGGAGATAAAATGTTATGTCATGGGTGGCAGTTATCGGGTTGAGGAAGTTGCCAAAGATGATCTGTTGAAGAATTATCATAAAGAAAAGCATGACATGGATATGATGAGAGATCATGTGGTTCCTCAAAATCACGACAATGGAGATTCTTCtgagggagaagaagaagaagatgatgatgatgcagACAGTTGTTCAAGCTCTGATCTGTTCGAATTGGATAATCTTTCAGCTATTGGGATCGAGAGGTACCGCGAAGAATTGCCCGTTTATGAAACAACGCATATCGATACCAATCGAGCCATTGCCAATGGCTTAATTATGTAA